The Salvelinus namaycush isolate Seneca chromosome 8, SaNama_1.0, whole genome shotgun sequence genome has a segment encoding these proteins:
- the LOC120052295 gene encoding SIN3-HDAC complex-associated factor-like, giving the protein MFGFHKPKMYRSLDGCCICRAKSSSSRFTDSKRYEKDFTSCFGLCETRSGEICNACVLLVKRWKKLPVGSKKSWNHVVDARGGPSLKMSSRPKKLKSLSKRARPSQISRLQKELKRNNSDAHSTTSSASPAQSPSYSNPSDEGTDTELSPGSSRSPVFSFLDLTYWKRQRVCCGIIYKGRFGEVLIDPHLFKPCCRKKRQRQELEVEEEEEGYEEEEVEVVEVTEEEEEVKRSNSQKSLETPQLQVTMTTPQTVEEGEEVEEGDW; this is encoded by the exons ATGTTTGGCTTTCACAAGCCGAAGATGTACCGGAGTTTAGACGGATGTTGCATCTGCCGCGCTAAGTCCTCCAGCTCGCGCTTCACGGATAGCAAGCGTTACGAGAAGGACTTCACGAGCTGTTTCGG ATTGTGTGAAACTCGGTCTGGTGAAATCTGCAACGCCTGTGTACTCCTTGTGAAACGATGGAAGAAACTCCCAGTGGGGTCTAAGAAAAGCTGGAATCAT GTGGTTGATGCCCGAGGAGGCCCCAGCCTAAAGATGTCTTCCAGGCCAAAGAAGCTGAAGTCCCTCTCCAAGAGAGCCAGGCCAAGCCAGATCAGCCGACTGCAGAAAGAGCTGAAGAGAAACA ACTCTGATGCCCACAGCACCACGTCCAGTGCCTCGCCGGCCCAGTCTCCCAGCTACAGCAACCCCTCAGATGAGGGCACCGACACAGAACTCTCCCCTGGCTCCAGCCGTTCCCCTGTCTTCTCCTTCCTGGACCTCACTTACTGGAAGAG GCAGAGGGTGTGTTGTGGGATCATCTACAAGGGCCGGTTTGGGGAGGTGCTCATCGACCCCCACCTCTTCAAGCCCTGCTGCCGCAAGAAACGGCAGCGGCAGgagctggaggtggaggaggaggaggaagggtacGAGGAAGAAGAGGTGGAGGTGGTAGAAGTgacggaggaggaagaggaggtgaagAGGTCAAACAGCCAGAAGAGCTTAGAGACTCCTCAGCTACAGGTCACCATGACAACACCTCAGACcgtagaggagggggaggaggttgAGGAGGGAGACTGGTGA
- the LOC120052297 gene encoding kxDL motif-containing protein 1-like, translating into MEPTASGMFCNRMLSMVNSEDVNAIIQAQRHMLDRFEKTNEMLINFNGLSNVRLLQMNEHFLLHTRTLVEMKKDLDSIFRRIRTLKGKIAKQYPEAFSNVHESPILEEDDDEFDLISPSVAATITTAMSEQSTESCDTSPDVISPTVSRCSEDLSQEQADTPTSDPALPSPEMGVLRDEGPDSVPAE; encoded by the exons ATGGAACCCACAGCCTCTGGAATGTTCTGTAACAGAATGCTCAGTATGGTAAACTCAGAGGATGTCAACGCCATCATCCAAGCCCAAAGGCACAT GCTGGACCGCTTTGAGAAGACCAATGAGATGCTAATCAATTTCAACGGGCTGTCCAACGTGCGGCTGCTGCAGATGAACGAACACTTCCTGCTTCACACACGCACCCTGGTGGAGATGAAGAAAGACTTGGACAGCATCTTTAGGAGAATCAG GACGTTAAAGGGCAAGATCGCCAAGCAGTACCCAGAGGCCTTCAGCA ACGTCCACGAGTCGCCTATCCTGGAGGAGGACGACGACGAGTTTGATCTCATCTCGCCCAGCGTTGCCGCGACGATCACCACCGCCATGTCGGAGCAGAGCACAGAGTCATGTGACACGAGCCCCGACGTCATTTCCCCGACCGTGAGCCGTTGTTCCGAAGACCTCTCCCAGGAGCAGGCCGACACGCCTACCTCTGACCCAGCCCTGCCTAGCCCTGAGATGGGCGTGCTGAGAGATGAGGGTCCGGACTCAGTGCCTGCAGAGTAG